From the genome of Vanessa tameamea isolate UH-Manoa-2023 chromosome 16, ilVanTame1 primary haplotype, whole genome shotgun sequence, one region includes:
- the Myc gene encoding myc proto-oncogene protein, producing MSTPIDAHILQFDVWETLDEESMELTQTSEFWTQVQYETERFDLVPPANLTNILQDSDVDWRITETPEEHKDNIVHHDCMWAGSCIDSVHPSNTFVPSDLITATPGQSLLRRDTSPPRPETPPSLDGDEHPQFRHAVDVAGTALRLLRDSAAVAADHSYTLARQHFDCLGVQTPSDSCESEEEIDVVSLGTSQQPLASTSQLRVDSLPRVPSVQERHHIQCTVENVMTRPPARKRLIPPTTMPSASVPRRRRGPGRRGRSNTDTDSEAESPEIERRSIHNDMERLRRIGLKNLFDELKKQIPATRDKERAPKVVILREAASLCRKLRDEELEREYLKKQQNKLVAKLKKLRTMLASRYRPY from the exons ATGTCGACGCCAATCGACGCCCACATACTTCAGTTCGACGTATGGGAGACGCTGGACGAAGAGTCAATGGAGTTGACTCAAACGTCGGAGTTCTGGACTCAAGTGCAATACGAAACTGAAAGATTCGACTTGGTTCCACCGGCGAATTTAACCAACATCTTACAAGACAGCGACGTGGATTGGAGGATTACTGAGACTCCAGAGGAGCATAAAGACAACATAGTGCACCATGATTGCATGTGGGCTGGCTCATGTATAGACTCCGTGCATCCAAGCAACACGTTCGTGCCGTCTGATTTGATAACGGCGACGCCTGGTCAGAGTCTGCTGCGACGGGATACTTCGCCACCCCGACCGGAGACGCCGCCTTCACTGGATGGTGATGAGCATCCGCAGTTCCGACACGCTGTAGACGTAGCCGGCACCGCTCTCCGGCTTTTGCGGGACTCTGCGGCCGTCGCGGCGGACCACTCGTACACCCTCGCTCGTCAGCACTTCGACTGCCTTGGAGTTCAAACACCTTCTGACTCGTGCGAATCag AGGAGGAAATCGATGTGGTGTCACTTGGGACTTCACAACAACCACTGGCCTCAACATCGCAATTGCGTGTGGACTCTTTGCCACGAGTGCCTTCCGTCCAGGAACGGCATCATATACAGTGTACCGTTGAGAACGTTATGACGAGACCACCCGCTAGAAAACGTCTAATACCACCAACGACTATGCCATCGGCCTCAGTGCCCCGTCGGCGGAGAGGTCCCGGCAGAAGAGGTCGCTCTAACACCGACACGGATTCGGAAGCAGAATCCCCTGAAATCGAGCGCCGTTCGATCCATAACGATATGGAACGCTTAAGACGTATCGGTCTCAAAAACCTCTTCGATGAACTAAAGAAGCAAATCCCTGCCACTAGAGACAAGGAGCGAGCGCCGAAAGTAGTGATTCTGCGAGAGGCCGCTTCCCTCTGCCGCAAACTACGAGACGAGGAGCTAGAGAGGGAGTACCTTAAAAAGCAGCAGAACAAATTGGTAGCCAAATTGAAAAAACTGCGGACGATGTTAGCGTCACGTTATCGCCCGTACTGA